In Leptospira sp. WS58.C1, a single genomic region encodes these proteins:
- a CDS encoding DUF1566 domain-containing protein — translation MRARFLFFLVGFGMLCKPIEVHNPAIPFSDAWWETTFVRCILGELDVCLPGPAVSGSLSTKFVSNNPGAVTSSDLTWRSDTAGPYDIRIDSSSCTSGTSLTTGTAIANTDNMTAINASLLPLGASYVRVCVTDPEEDLTGSGIFRIVRDDTYPTAGTNPSGGAYNSSQNVSIICSDTGGAGCDKISYVTDTSTPDIDGVSGTINVGTQYSTPINVAANSSTSFKYVARDKAGNVSTVSTSDITVDTVTPTISAVTPSDGTTGVALSPGSLTLSFAEPMNTGLTMSMATEIYNGTSWVTIPNSNTIFDWQDAQTLVITVSWVYFPEESQIRWTIPASSLQDEAGNAVSHQSTFTTTTGAPVSGAQVYSGPTAHGIYTSDITTTDSSTGLVWKTCWEGRVGPGCASGSATNTSWAAALDACAYLNTVHGPGIGYADRENWRLPRAEELYSLVEGVADPYINTTAFPNPVSPATWTASRGISGSPMDQFARTVVFMYGSLNQFDKSLSYAIHCVSD, via the coding sequence ATGCGGGCTCGATTTTTATTTTTTTTAGTTGGATTCGGAATGTTATGTAAACCGATAGAAGTGCATAACCCGGCTATCCCATTCTCGGATGCTTGGTGGGAAACTACCTTTGTTCGTTGTATCTTGGGAGAATTGGATGTATGTCTTCCGGGCCCGGCAGTCAGTGGTAGCCTTAGCACTAAATTCGTAAGTAATAATCCTGGAGCAGTTACCTCTTCCGACCTCACATGGAGATCGGACACTGCCGGACCTTACGATATTCGGATAGATTCCAGCTCATGCACAAGTGGCACAAGTTTAACCACAGGAACTGCAATCGCAAACACGGACAATATGACCGCGATCAATGCAAGTCTTCTTCCTTTAGGAGCCAGTTATGTTAGAGTTTGTGTCACCGATCCGGAGGAGGATCTAACCGGTTCCGGGATTTTCAGGATCGTTCGGGATGATACTTATCCGACCGCGGGCACAAATCCCTCGGGTGGGGCCTACAATTCTTCTCAAAATGTTTCTATTATATGTTCGGATACTGGAGGAGCCGGTTGCGATAAGATCTCCTATGTTACCGACACTTCTACTCCGGATATTGATGGGGTGAGCGGAACTATAAATGTAGGGACCCAGTATTCTACTCCTATCAATGTTGCCGCTAATTCTTCCACTTCTTTTAAGTATGTGGCAAGAGATAAGGCGGGGAACGTATCCACCGTTTCTACTTCCGATATCACTGTCGACACTGTGACTCCTACTATATCCGCAGTTACACCGAGTGATGGCACAACAGGAGTTGCTCTTTCTCCCGGATCTCTTACTCTAAGTTTTGCAGAGCCCATGAATACCGGTCTTACGATGAGCATGGCAACGGAAATCTATAACGGAACCTCATGGGTTACAATTCCGAACAGTAATACAATATTCGATTGGCAGGACGCTCAAACCTTAGTTATAACCGTTAGCTGGGTTTATTTTCCGGAAGAATCCCAGATACGTTGGACAATTCCCGCCAGTTCCTTGCAAGACGAAGCCGGAAATGCAGTCAGCCATCAGTCGACTTTTACAACCACTACCGGGGCTCCGGTCTCAGGAGCTCAGGTCTATTCCGGCCCGACGGCTCATGGAATTTATACTTCGGATATCACCACTACGGATTCTTCTACCGGACTTGTTTGGAAAACTTGTTGGGAAGGAAGAGTGGGGCCAGGCTGTGCTTCCGGCTCTGCAACAAATACTTCTTGGGCAGCCGCGTTAGACGCGTGTGCTTACCTAAACACCGTACACGGTCCCGGAATTGGTTACGCCGATCGAGAAAACTGGAGACTTCCCAGAGCGGAAGAATTATACTCTCTTGTCGAAGGGGTCGCTGATCCGTATATCAATACTACCGCATTCCCAAATCCTGTTTCTCCTGCAACCTGGACCGCATCCCGAGGAATTTCAGGCTCTCCAATGGATCAGTTTGCAAGGACCGTAGTATTCATGTATGGGAGCCTAAATCAGTTCGATAAAAGCCTAAGCTATGCAATTCATTGTGTAAGTGACTGA
- a CDS encoding TetR/AcrR family transcriptional regulator — protein sequence MENNPPLETQDISSDPELTPDQDPIFETEKEPQEDRLNKKQDESKERIIRSALKLFAERGFFETRIPEISAYAKVGVGTMYRHFRNKDHLFNETFRISVQEFSEFLDRSVSKNLTPKEQFFDFWKGLGLFSQGKFDQLIMIERNLSSYILDEESTKEAAALKQKISEYFAPTQNDKNLRQLYPSLILGSFTGILRFHRIQENYIDPSLLEQSAEMLWEGFSKVRQAPTSKKKEKHTKKS from the coding sequence ATGGAAAATAATCCCCCGTTAGAGACCCAAGATATTTCCTCGGATCCAGAGCTCACACCCGATCAGGATCCCATATTTGAAACAGAAAAGGAGCCTCAGGAAGATAGATTAAACAAAAAACAAGACGAGTCCAAAGAGAGGATCATTCGTTCCGCTCTCAAGTTATTTGCAGAAAGAGGATTTTTCGAAACAAGGATTCCTGAGATTTCCGCTTATGCAAAAGTGGGCGTAGGGACAATGTATCGTCATTTCCGGAACAAGGATCACCTGTTCAACGAAACATTTCGGATCTCGGTCCAAGAATTTTCTGAGTTCTTAGATAGATCCGTCTCTAAGAATCTAACTCCAAAAGAACAGTTTTTCGATTTCTGGAAAGGACTCGGACTATTCTCGCAAGGTAAATTCGACCAGTTGATCATGATAGAAAGAAATCTATCCTCCTACATACTGGATGAAGAAAGCACAAAAGAGGCAGCCGCCTTAAAGCAGAAAATTTCAGAATACTTTGCCCCTACCCAGAACGACAAAAATCTTAGACAACTGTATCCTTCTCTCATATTAGGTTCCTTTACAGGGATCCTACGTTTCCATCGGATCCAGGAGAATTATATAGACCCGTCCCTTTTGGAACAATCCGCCGAAATGTTATGGGAAGGATTTTCTAAGGTTCGCCAAGCTCCAACTTCTAAAAAGAAAGAAAAACATACAAAAAAATCCTGA
- a CDS encoding TetR/AcrR family transcriptional regulator, producing MPVVRDPEDKKERILTSALRLFTEKGFEATPIPDLAKDAGIGAGTIYRYYKNKEELVNELYRFWKNKLRETLAANYPEKAKSKDLFIHLWKALATFYHRYPEAFEFLELHYHSPYLDQASKKATSQTMEFICTFLEQAKAKGDIRSDLGSMELVSLCYGSFVGMVKMAKGGYIQLSPETLHASGLTLWKALAK from the coding sequence ATGCCAGTAGTTCGAGATCCGGAAGATAAAAAAGAAAGAATACTCACCTCTGCCCTGCGATTATTCACCGAAAAAGGTTTTGAAGCAACTCCAATACCTGATCTAGCTAAGGACGCGGGTATCGGCGCCGGAACCATATACAGATATTATAAAAACAAAGAAGAACTGGTAAACGAGTTATATCGTTTCTGGAAAAACAAACTGAGAGAAACTCTCGCGGCAAATTATCCGGAAAAAGCAAAGTCCAAGGACTTATTCATTCATTTGTGGAAGGCACTTGCTACCTTCTACCACCGTTACCCGGAAGCATTCGAATTTTTAGAACTACACTATCATTCTCCTTATCTGGATCAGGCTAGCAAAAAAGCAACCTCCCAAACCATGGAGTTCATTTGTACGTTCTTAGAACAAGCGAAAGCGAAAGGAGACATCAGATCCGACCTAGGCTCCATGGAACTGGTTTCCTTATGTTATGGAAGTTTTGTGGGAATGGTAAAGATGGCCAAAGGTGGATATATTCAACTTTCTCCGGAAACTTTACATGCTTCCGGTTTAACTCTTTGGAAAGCGTTGGCGAAATAA
- the murB gene encoding UDP-N-acetylmuramate dehydrogenase: protein MAILSEIQIRELKNSLENSGLPYRENQDLSVHCSFKIGGISPIMVEPETQEQILETLSLFEKLDLPWKILGGGTNILISDHPNDFVILKLSGGFKEYKDLGEGIFQVGAATNTTPVFRQISQKGYTGAEFLSTIPGWTGGAVIQNAGCYGGELFDLIQEVEFLRNGEVLKRKPSEIEHGYRFTEFLKRKDSIILSIRIGLKPGNLEEIETSLKEKRDKRNSSQPQNKKSAGSMFKNPKVFDEQGKEIKAWQFIDKVGLRGLQIGGAQISPEHCNFIVNTGGAKASDVYGLVNTVQEKVEKETGVILQREVEYFGSIP from the coding sequence GTGGCCATTCTTTCCGAAATACAGATCCGAGAACTAAAGAATTCCCTAGAAAATTCCGGTCTACCCTACCGGGAAAATCAGGATTTGAGCGTTCATTGCTCCTTTAAGATCGGCGGGATTTCTCCCATAATGGTCGAACCTGAAACCCAGGAGCAAATCCTGGAAACTCTTTCCCTATTCGAAAAACTGGACCTTCCTTGGAAAATCCTAGGGGGAGGTACGAACATTCTCATCTCGGATCATCCGAATGATTTTGTGATCTTAAAACTTTCCGGTGGATTTAAGGAATATAAAGACTTAGGGGAAGGAATCTTCCAAGTAGGAGCAGCAACGAACACTACTCCAGTATTTCGCCAGATCTCTCAGAAAGGATATACCGGGGCGGAGTTCCTAAGCACCATCCCTGGTTGGACCGGAGGAGCAGTCATTCAAAACGCCGGATGTTACGGAGGAGAACTTTTCGATCTTATCCAAGAAGTGGAATTCCTGAGAAACGGAGAAGTCCTCAAAAGAAAACCCTCCGAGATTGAGCATGGGTATCGATTTACTGAGTTTCTAAAAAGAAAAGATTCCATTATTCTTTCCATTCGGATCGGATTAAAACCTGGAAACCTGGAAGAGATCGAAACATCTCTCAAAGAAAAAAGGGACAAACGAAATTCTTCCCAACCTCAGAACAAAAAAAGTGCAGGTTCCATGTTCAAAAACCCGAAGGTATTCGACGAACAAGGAAAAGAGATCAAAGCTTGGCAATTTATAGACAAAGTGGGCTTAAGAGGTTTACAAATAGGTGGGGCTCAAATCTCTCCGGAACATTGTAATTTTATAGTGAATACCGGAGGAGCAAAGGCGTCCGATGTGTATGGACTAGTTAATACTGTCCAAGAAAAAGTGGAAAAAGAAACCGGTGTGATATTACAAAGAGAAGTGGAATACTTCGGTTCCATTCCCTAA
- the hflX gene encoding GTPase HflX, which translates to MQRLKKLSERRIRENVIITPEVSRTLTELSFEISRQIGILIDRNGYVTHVIVGSDSSIDIPWLDRIRTSEARLRGLRLVHSHLKEESLNQEDLTDLALLRLDYITAVTMDEKGLPRSYYSAHVNPEDEDGEPWTVLPKKVPGQLEEGILDEILDIEGRMTRYRRNLKGAQKENRAFLVGVYPENNRVRPPAQSIEELKELCRTAGVHVVDSFIQRKNRLDPSTVLGKGKLEEIVLKAIQKQVELLVFDLELTPSQAKKISDYADLKVLDRTQLILDIFARNATSRDGKLQVELAQLKYLKGRLSELDDNMSRLTGGIGGRGPGETKLEIGKRRVEERISRLEQELKSLKKRREIARRRRKKNEIPVCGIVGYTNAGKSTLLNAMTNSSVLSEDKLFATLDPTSRRIRFPEEREIIISDTVGFIHDLPPELSNAFKATLEELGDSDLLVHVVDVSNPEFRQQMEAVETILEDLNLSDIPRILVFNKIDGLPEEARNELLREGDPDTIYVSAIQGFGLNTLLNRIEERIYAQAEAKLSNSKLWEDDEEWEEETEKTYV; encoded by the coding sequence ATCCAAAGACTCAAAAAACTCTCCGAGCGTAGAATTCGGGAAAACGTGATCATCACGCCCGAAGTCTCCAGAACACTCACAGAACTTTCCTTCGAAATTAGCAGACAAATCGGGATCCTCATCGATAGGAACGGATACGTAACCCATGTGATCGTGGGATCGGATAGTTCTATCGATATCCCTTGGCTCGATCGCATCAGAACATCCGAAGCCAGGTTAAGGGGTTTGAGACTGGTACATAGTCATCTCAAAGAAGAAAGTCTGAACCAGGAAGATCTTACGGACTTAGCTTTATTACGTTTAGATTATATAACCGCGGTCACTATGGACGAAAAGGGACTTCCCCGGTCCTACTACTCCGCACATGTAAATCCGGAAGACGAAGATGGAGAACCTTGGACAGTTCTTCCTAAAAAAGTCCCGGGACAATTGGAAGAAGGTATACTGGACGAAATTCTGGACATTGAAGGAAGAATGACCAGATACCGTCGAAATCTAAAAGGCGCCCAAAAAGAGAATAGGGCCTTTTTAGTAGGAGTTTATCCTGAAAATAATAGGGTTCGTCCCCCGGCACAGTCGATCGAAGAATTAAAGGAACTTTGCAGGACTGCAGGGGTTCATGTAGTGGACTCGTTTATTCAAAGAAAAAATCGATTGGATCCTTCTACCGTATTAGGAAAAGGTAAACTAGAGGAGATCGTATTAAAGGCCATCCAAAAACAAGTGGAACTATTAGTATTCGATCTAGAGCTTACACCTTCTCAGGCAAAAAAGATCTCCGACTATGCGGATCTGAAAGTTTTAGATAGAACTCAGTTGATCTTGGACATTTTTGCCAGAAATGCGACAAGCAGAGACGGTAAACTCCAAGTAGAACTTGCCCAACTAAAATATCTGAAAGGAAGACTTTCCGAGTTGGATGATAATATGTCCAGGCTCACCGGAGGAATCGGAGGAAGAGGCCCCGGAGAGACCAAACTCGAGATCGGAAAACGTAGGGTAGAAGAAAGAATTTCCAGACTGGAACAGGAACTTAAGTCCTTAAAAAAACGAAGAGAGATCGCGAGAAGAAGACGGAAAAAAAACGAGATCCCTGTCTGCGGTATCGTGGGTTATACGAACGCAGGAAAATCCACTCTACTGAATGCGATGACAAACTCTTCCGTATTATCCGAAGACAAGTTATTCGCAACCTTGGACCCGACATCCAGAAGAATACGTTTCCCGGAAGAACGAGAGATCATAATCTCGGACACAGTGGGATTTATCCACGATCTTCCGCCGGAACTCTCCAACGCATTCAAAGCAACACTCGAAGAATTGGGAGATTCGGATCTTCTAGTGCATGTTGTGGATGTTTCCAATCCTGAATTCAGACAACAGATGGAAGCGGTCGAAACTATATTAGAAGATTTGAATTTATCCGACATTCCAAGGATCTTGGTATTCAACAAAATAGACGGACTACCTGAAGAAGCGCGCAACGAACTTCTAAGAGAAGGTGATCCGGACACGATCTATGTCTCTGCAATCCAAGGTTTCGGATTAAACACTCTATTGAATCGGATAGAAGAGAGAATTTACGCCCAAGCAGAGGCAAAACTCTCTAACTCAAAACTTTGGGAAGATGACGAGGAATGGGAAGAGGAAACGGAAAAAACCTACGTTTGA
- a CDS encoding HEAT repeat domain-containing protein translates to MFAPLNFRFLFPGLLLIASLGVWFSPAFAQTPEDTGNPSDVGNTSSDTEDPSSSDEQGTNKKKPKKKVLDPESKRYNDLLKNGLLKVFEAEATYNFGRLKHFGLTHPIPRVRAAAALALGRLKNPAGVNILHSMIDRDGEWVRQAAYKGLADIGSRRSLDYFYIGAKSSDREIRVASFRGMGKTLDPGAREVLLKKGLKSEDKEIVKATLLGLGYYQVPEDLRIFIEYLNSEDEEFQKAAVEALGRHKTRTSMKILEDSFKDKTNLRNQILDTLTEQKNSFAIFALLRILNAHSGSEDIVNEISARLYKLKAVGKYMTIISDNTPLLKEPYVGATKIRDLEAGEVGKVVGKNSVAYIIPIEGQRIEDFYYKVLVNTKYKDAFTETVQGWVFGKYIQIRTISMPKEEKKRKPKKPSILDDMETSDPAPNTQSENPNSQ, encoded by the coding sequence ATGTTTGCCCCATTGAATTTCAGATTTTTATTTCCAGGCTTATTACTGATCGCCTCCCTTGGAGTCTGGTTTTCACCTGCTTTTGCTCAAACTCCCGAAGATACCGGCAATCCTTCCGATGTGGGAAATACTTCCTCGGACACCGAAGATCCTTCTTCTTCCGATGAACAAGGAACCAATAAGAAAAAACCTAAAAAGAAAGTATTGGATCCCGAATCCAAACGTTACAACGATCTTTTAAAGAACGGTCTGTTGAAGGTCTTTGAAGCGGAAGCAACTTACAATTTTGGCAGATTAAAACACTTCGGACTCACACATCCTATCCCAAGAGTTAGAGCAGCAGCAGCTTTGGCTTTAGGGAGATTGAAAAATCCTGCGGGCGTTAATATTTTGCACAGTATGATCGATCGTGACGGAGAATGGGTTCGTCAGGCTGCGTACAAGGGACTTGCGGATATCGGTTCCAGACGTTCATTAGATTATTTTTATATAGGTGCAAAGTCCTCCGATAGGGAGATCAGAGTCGCTTCTTTCCGTGGAATGGGTAAAACGTTGGATCCCGGCGCAAGAGAAGTTCTTTTAAAAAAAGGTCTCAAGTCGGAAGATAAGGAAATCGTTAAGGCTACACTTTTAGGTCTTGGCTATTATCAAGTGCCGGAAGACCTTCGCATTTTTATAGAATATTTGAATTCGGAAGACGAGGAATTCCAAAAAGCGGCAGTGGAAGCCTTGGGAAGACATAAAACCCGGACTTCTATGAAAATTTTGGAGGATTCTTTCAAAGATAAAACAAATCTGCGTAATCAGATCTTGGATACTCTGACGGAACAGAAAAATTCCTTTGCGATCTTTGCACTATTAAGAATTCTTAATGCTCATTCCGGTTCGGAAGATATCGTGAACGAGATCAGCGCTAGATTGTATAAACTAAAAGCTGTCGGAAAATATATGACCATCATTTCCGATAATACTCCTCTTCTCAAAGAGCCTTATGTCGGAGCTACTAAGATCCGAGACCTGGAAGCGGGAGAAGTAGGTAAGGTAGTCGGCAAAAATTCCGTAGCTTATATCATTCCAATCGAAGGCCAGAGGATCGAGGACTTTTATTATAAGGTTTTGGTTAACACCAAATACAAGGATGCATTTACGGAAACTGTCCAGGGTTGGGTGTTTGGAAAATATATCCAGATCAGGACTATTTCCATGCCTAAGGAAGAAAAGAAGAGGAAGCCGAAAAAACCTTCTATCCTGGACGATATGGAAACTTCCGATCCGGCTCCAAATACTCAGAGTGAAAATCCGAATTCTCAATAA